A stretch of Hoplias malabaricus isolate fHopMal1 chromosome 10, fHopMal1.hap1, whole genome shotgun sequence DNA encodes these proteins:
- the she gene encoding SH2 domain-containing adapter protein E isoform X1, with protein MAKWFKDFPTSLKTGSDRTRSASESGPQTRPKPGFTGGSGAKGSLRKNSENGGVAGGVGSGGGVGSLLSGRTRKNSAIELGRNHWSSGSGSGKDGKIWEILIPGKNKKNPKMEGFEDHRTLRTTSIADAYMSRMIKVDKQDKCPKYSGGPAESLGTESEKKSPVKTETLIILEDYADPYDAEKTREQREAEREGENDGYMEPYDAQLIITEIRRRGSKDLLKVCVVLNGGEGESSGPPQIYDVPYEEVLEGIPLTRPESDPRPPAEYELPWEWKKEQIVRALSAQFDGVCKEDGGGPPIVKQQTLRSVKSWTPKSLRPSPPSPTSSNPSPDTETPKVDPTLPLDKQSWYHGSVSRQEAEAQLQNCREASFLVRDSESSTSKYSIALKTSQGCVHIIVAQTKECGYTLDQSSCVFPSIPEVVHHYCTQRLPFTGAEHMTLQHPVPRTH; from the exons ATGGCAAAGTGGTTCAAAGATTTCCCCACCAGTCTGAAAACGGGTTCAGATCGCACCCGATCGGCGTCCGAATCCGGACCTCAGACCAGACCGAAACCGGGGTTCACCGGGGGCTCTGGGGCCAAAGGGAGCCTCCggaaaaattcagaaaatggtGGAGTTGCAGGTGGAGTTGGTAGTGGAGGTGGTGTTGGATCGCTGCTGTCTGGAAGAACACGAAAGAACTCAGCCATTGAGCTGGGCCGGAACCACTGGAGCTCGGGTTCTGGGTCAGGAAAAGATGGAAAAATCTGGGAGATCCTTATTCCGGGCAAGAACAAAAAGAATCCCAAAATGGAGGGCTTTGAAGATCATCGCACTCTCAG GACCACCAGCATTGCCGACGCGTACATGAGCCGCATGATCAAAGTGGACAAACAAGACAAGTGTCCGAAGTACAGTGGTGGTCCGGCCGAGAGTTTGGGGACAGAGAGCGAGAAGAAATCACCGGTCAAAACTGAGACG CTGATTATCCTGGAGGATTATGCTGACCCTTACGATGCTGAAAAAACAAGGGAGCAGAGAGAAgctgaaagagaaggagagaatgaTGGTTACATGGAGCCTTATGATGCCCAACTTATTATCACAG aGATTCGTCGTCGAGGATCAAAAGACctgctgaaagtgtgtgtggtgttgaatgggggagagggagagagctccGGACCGCCACAGATCTACGATGTCCCATATGAGGAGGTCCTGGAGGGGATCCCCCTGACCCGGCCAGAGTCTGACCCCCGACCACCTGCAGAGTACGAACTGCCCTGGGAGTGGAAGAAAGAGCAGATCGTCCGGGCCCTTTCAG CTcagtttgatggtgtgtgtaaaGAGGATGGTGGTGGACCCCCGATCGTGAAGCAGCAGACCTTGCGCTCAGTGAAGAGCTGGACCCCCAAATCCCTGCGCCCCTcgcccccctcccccacctcctCGAACCCCAGCCCCGACACAGAGACCCCCAAAGTGGACCCCACCTTACCCTTGGACAAACAGAG CTGGTATCATGGCAGTGTGAGTCGTCAGGAGGCTGAGGCTCAGCTGCAGAACTGCAGGGAAGCGAGTTTCCTGGTGCGTGACAGCGAATCCTCGACCAGCAAATACTCCATCGCCCTCAA GACAAGCCAAGGCTGTGTACACATCATCGTAGCTCAGACCAAAGAGTGTGGCTACACACTGGACCAGAGCAGCTGTGTGTTCCCCAGCATCCCAGAGGTGGTGCATCATTACTGCACCCAGCGCCTACCTTTCACTGGAGCTGAACACATGACCCTCCAGCACCCTGTACCACGCACACACTGA
- the she gene encoding SH2 domain-containing adapter protein E isoform X2: MAKWFKDFPTSLKTGSDRTRSASESGPQTRPKPGFTGGSGAKGSLRKNSENGGVAGGVGSGGGVGSLLSGRTRKNSAIELGRNHWSSGSGSGKDGKIWEILIPGKNKKNPKMEGFEDHRTLRTTSIADAYMSRMIKVDKQDKCPKYSGGPAESLGTESEKKSPVKTETLIILEDYADPYDAEKTREQREAEREGENDGYMEPYDAQLIITEIRRRGSKDLLKVCVVLNGGEGESSGPPQIYDVPYEEVLEGIPLTRPESDPRPPAEYELPWEWKKEQIVRALSEDGGGPPIVKQQTLRSVKSWTPKSLRPSPPSPTSSNPSPDTETPKVDPTLPLDKQSWYHGSVSRQEAEAQLQNCREASFLVRDSESSTSKYSIALKTSQGCVHIIVAQTKECGYTLDQSSCVFPSIPEVVHHYCTQRLPFTGAEHMTLQHPVPRTH, encoded by the exons ATGGCAAAGTGGTTCAAAGATTTCCCCACCAGTCTGAAAACGGGTTCAGATCGCACCCGATCGGCGTCCGAATCCGGACCTCAGACCAGACCGAAACCGGGGTTCACCGGGGGCTCTGGGGCCAAAGGGAGCCTCCggaaaaattcagaaaatggtGGAGTTGCAGGTGGAGTTGGTAGTGGAGGTGGTGTTGGATCGCTGCTGTCTGGAAGAACACGAAAGAACTCAGCCATTGAGCTGGGCCGGAACCACTGGAGCTCGGGTTCTGGGTCAGGAAAAGATGGAAAAATCTGGGAGATCCTTATTCCGGGCAAGAACAAAAAGAATCCCAAAATGGAGGGCTTTGAAGATCATCGCACTCTCAG GACCACCAGCATTGCCGACGCGTACATGAGCCGCATGATCAAAGTGGACAAACAAGACAAGTGTCCGAAGTACAGTGGTGGTCCGGCCGAGAGTTTGGGGACAGAGAGCGAGAAGAAATCACCGGTCAAAACTGAGACG CTGATTATCCTGGAGGATTATGCTGACCCTTACGATGCTGAAAAAACAAGGGAGCAGAGAGAAgctgaaagagaaggagagaatgaTGGTTACATGGAGCCTTATGATGCCCAACTTATTATCACAG aGATTCGTCGTCGAGGATCAAAAGACctgctgaaagtgtgtgtggtgttgaatgggggagagggagagagctccGGACCGCCACAGATCTACGATGTCCCATATGAGGAGGTCCTGGAGGGGATCCCCCTGACCCGGCCAGAGTCTGACCCCCGACCACCTGCAGAGTACGAACTGCCCTGGGAGTGGAAGAAAGAGCAGATCGTCCGGGCCCTTTCAG AGGATGGTGGTGGACCCCCGATCGTGAAGCAGCAGACCTTGCGCTCAGTGAAGAGCTGGACCCCCAAATCCCTGCGCCCCTcgcccccctcccccacctcctCGAACCCCAGCCCCGACACAGAGACCCCCAAAGTGGACCCCACCTTACCCTTGGACAAACAGAG CTGGTATCATGGCAGTGTGAGTCGTCAGGAGGCTGAGGCTCAGCTGCAGAACTGCAGGGAAGCGAGTTTCCTGGTGCGTGACAGCGAATCCTCGACCAGCAAATACTCCATCGCCCTCAA GACAAGCCAAGGCTGTGTACACATCATCGTAGCTCAGACCAAAGAGTGTGGCTACACACTGGACCAGAGCAGCTGTGTGTTCCCCAGCATCCCAGAGGTGGTGCATCATTACTGCACCCAGCGCCTACCTTTCACTGGAGCTGAACACATGACCCTCCAGCACCCTGTACCACGCACACACTGA